A stretch of the Theileria equi strain WA chromosome 1, complete sequence genome encodes the following:
- a CDS encoding kelch repeat domain containing protein (encoded by transcript BEWA_028990A), giving the protein MLNQGDSKGRLDLANRADLPISSDLVPVKLSTTSTTPETINVDEFDVMVNDLRSIFLCWLKKTQNGLKAQRDSINRETEELQKEKEAFVQRMKQERAIEAEKLAEDRRRQNAEIASQLKQVQIEREDSRRRIEEDLCKLEHERDVFRKYMQLETEKFRQKVELFEQEKRKVVDTKIASETMVDINVGGVVFETSRHTLTKQESSYLNGLLSGRYEIGRDRQGRIFIDRDYELFRIILNFLRNPASLPVPRDLTESSMILNEAAYYRVKFSPYPLVLCYGGHNGHEHLKSMELLDQETKCWRNCSPMRTERIYFGSGVLNNFLYVFGGQNLDYKALCDVEMYDRLRDSWHAAASLKQPRRNNGGISFENRLFCVGGFDGMNILDSVESYDVRMKNWIPMATLKVPRSSAMVTHQNGSIYAIGGTNGERLKSVERYDLRKNEWELITNGLLEVRSAGSACNYHNEVFIVGGIDNTQNIHSSFETWDSKNQTSSFLKDAPVPVMDAAMVSTDLSILMTGGQNTSVLDSTYFYQPETDVWTAGPPLIMPRYGHCTTVLDF; this is encoded by the exons ATGTTAAAT CAAGGAGATAGTAAAGGTCGTCTGGATCTGGCCAATAGAGCTGACTTGCCGATATCGTCTGACCTGGTCCCGGTAAAGCTTTCGACAACTAGTACCACACCTGAGACAATTAATGTGGATGAGTTTGATGTTATGGTAAATGACTTGCGGAGCATCTTTTTGTGTTGGTTGAAAAAGACACAGAATGGACTTAAGGCGCAAAGAGACTCTATCAATAGAGAAACGGAAGAACTgcaaaaggaaaaggaggCCTTTGTACAAAGAATGAAACAGGAACGTGCGATTGAAGCCGAAAAATTGGCAGAGGATCGCCGCAGACAAAATGCTGAAATCGCATCCCAGCTCAAGCAAGTGCAGATTGAACGCGAAGATTCTCGTAGACGCATAGAAGAGGATTTGTGCAAACTTGAACACGAACGTGACGTTTTCCGCAAATACATGCAGCTGGAGACTGAAAAGTTTAGACAAAAGGTTGAGCTTTTTGAACAAGAAAAGAGAAAGGTAGTGGATACCAAAATTGCTTCGGAAACAATGGTGGATATTAATGTTGGTGGTGTCGTATTTGAGACATCTAGGCATACACTTACAAAGCAAGAGAGTTCGTATCTTAATGGGTTATTAAGTGGTCGATATGAAATTGGAAGAGATAGGCAAGGAAGAATTTTTATTGATCGGGATTATGAGCTCTTTAGGATTATCCTAAACTTCTTAAGGAATCCTGCAAGTTTACCCGTGCCTAGAGATCTAACAGAGAGTTCCATGATCTTGAATGAAGCTGCTTACTACCGTGTCAAATTCAGTCCATACCCTCTTGTCTTGTGTTATGGTGGTCACAATGGTCATGAGCATCTAAAGTCTATGGAACTGCTTGACCAGGAAACAAAATGCTGGAGAAATTGCTCTCCAATGAGAACTGAGCGTATCTACTTTGGTAGTGGTGTATTAAACAACTTTTTATACGTCTTTGGTGGCCAGAACTTGGATTACAAGGCACTTTGTGACGTTGAAATGTACGATAGACTTCGTGACAGCTGGCATGCAGCTGCATCACTAAAACAGCCTAGAAGGAATAATGGCGGTATTTCATTTGAAAATAGATTATTTTGTGTTGGAGGGTTTGATGGAATGAACATTTTGGATAGTGTGGAATCTTATGATGTtagaatgaaaaattggATTCCAATGGCTACACTAAAAGTTCCTAGATCATCCGCAATGGTTACACACCAAAACGGAAGTATATATGCCATTGGAGGAACTAATGGCGAGCGTCTAAAGAGTGTAGAGAGATACGATTTGAGAAAAAATGAGTGGGAACTCATAACAAATGGGCTTTTGGAAGTACGTAGCGCCGGATCTGCATGTAATTATCATAATGAAGTTTTCATTGTTGGTGGAATTGATAACACACAGAATATACACTCGTCATTTGAGACTTGGGATTCCAAGAACCAGACAAGCAGTTTCCTAAAGGATGCCCCTGTGCCAGTTATGGACGCAGCAATGGTTTCTACAGATCTTTCGATATTGATGACTGGCGGACAAAATACCAGTGTTTTGGATTCTacatatttttatcaacCAGAAACAGATGTATGGACTGCAG GTCCACCTCTGATAATGCCAAGGTACGGTCACTGCACTACTGTTTTGGACTTTTAg
- a CDS encoding hypothetical protein (encoded by transcript BEWA_029000A): MLSGRDGSERDVVDPLGPHVPFVSESDVNSLYENKAWLNSPLAQPRSDIFAASQPDFSGISNVTIRSVIYGRRESLKDFGYGQEIREG; this comes from the exons ATGCTATCTGGGCGTGATGGTAGTGAAAGGGACGTGGTTGACCCTTTGGGCCCACATGTTCCCTTTGTTTCGGAATCCGACGTTAATTCGCTCTATGAAAACAAGGCGTGGTTAAACTCGCCACTCGCTCAACCCAGGAGCGACATTTTCGCAGCCTCTCAGCCGGATTTCTCGGGGATTAGCAAC GTGACTATTAGGTCTGTAATTTATGGTcgtagggagtctctaAAAGACTTTGGTTACGGCCAGGAAATTAGGGAAGGCTAG